CCCCCTGGCCTCCCTTTGCTGGATCAGACTTCTCAATTCAGACAGTGTTTTTTCATACAAATCGAGGATCCTGCCGATGTCTGGATTCTCGGTGACAATCTCGGCATACAGCCCCGGATTATGAACAAAGACCTTTTCCACGATCCCGACCTTCGTTTGAAAGGCAGGGGTGGCAAACTGGTTCAGCTCCGACAGGCTTACTCCCGCTTTGCCAAGTACTGCACCCATGGTGATCGTGTTGAGATGGTTGAACCCCTGAACAATAGCCATCATCGCATCGTGTTTGGCCGGTGTGGTCTCCACAACAAGAGCGCCATTTTTCTCGAGGATTGCCTTCAGCCAGGCAAGCCACCTTTCCGTCCTCTCCGGACAGAGGACCACACGGTGTCCCGCTATGGAATCCACGTGAGGCCCGAAGAGGGGATGACACCCGATGACCTCCGAGACGGAAAACTTAACCATCGCTCTTACCGGCTCCTCCTTCAGGGAGGTAAGGTCCATCAATAAGGATTCTTTTTTCATGCACGGTCCGACCTTTTCAATAACCTCCCCGGTGACCCCGATCGGGACACTCACGATGACCACCTGGCAAGTATCCGCCATTTTTCTGACATCCATCCCTCTGCTTCTCCCAGAGACATGGACGGTATATCCCTCTCTAACAAAGAAATCGGCAAACCACCTCCCCATCCCCCCTGTGCCGCCAATGATGCCTATCTGAATGTTATTCATCCTGTAATGGCTTTCTGCCTCAATAAATGATCTGTCAGGACAATGCCGACCATGGCTTCACAGACAGGAATGATCCTCGGTATCACCGAGACATCGTGTCTTCCCTTGACCGACAACTCCACCGGCTTCCCGTGTATATCAATGGTCTGCTGAACCTTTTCGATGGAAGATATCGGCTTACAGGCCACCCGGATGACGATCTCATCACCGTTGGTGATCCCCGCCAGTATCCCGCCGGCATTATTGGAAAGGAATCCCTCCGGCGTCATGGGATCATTAGCCTGCGAACCGGTCATGCCGGCAACGGCAAAACCGGCCCCTATTTCCACACCCTTCACCGTACCGATACTCATCAGTGCCCCGGCAAGATCGGCATCTATCTTGTCAAAGACAGGTTCTCCCAGGCCCGAGGGGCACCCTCTGACGATGATCTCCACGATACCACCCAGAGAATCTCCGTTGAGCCTGGCTTCCTCTAATCTTGCCTCCATCTTTTTGCCGGCATCAGGATCGGGACAGGCCAGCCTGTTCTTGTCTACATCCTCCCGGGAAATAATCCCTGCGGCAGAGAAGGAATTGGAGACCGCAATACCACCCAGCGCCTTCGTGTAGGCCAGGACCTCAATTCCTTCCCTTAAGAGCACCTTTCTGGCAACTGCCCCGGCCGCCACACGGGCCGCCGTTTCCCGACCAGAGGCGCGACCACCTCCCCTGTAGTCACGGATGCCGTATTTCTTAAAATAGGTAAAATCACCCTGGCCGGGTCTGAAGATATCCTTGAGACTTTCATAGGCCCCACTATCAGCATCCCTGTTGTAAATAATCAGAGAGATGGGGGTCCCTGTAGTCCTCCCCTCAAAGGTACCGGAGAGGATCTCGACAAGGTCTCCCTCTCGCCTGGCCGAGGCGGACATAATTCGTCCCGGCCTTCTCCTATCCAGATCCTTTTGTATGTCCCCCTCCGAAAGCTCAATGCCTGGGGGACACCCCTCCACCACAGCGCCGATAGCCTTCCCGTGTGATTCTCCCCAGGTGGCTACCTTAAAGAGGACTCCTATGATACTTCCCGACACTTCAACCCCTCCATTTTATCTACTGCCCCCTACCCTTCCCTCTACCTGCACCTTTCAAGAAACCGACAGATCTGCTCAACGATTTCGTCAATACCTTCACCCGCGGTATCAACCGAAAAATCCGCTAAACGGCGATACACCGGTATCCGCTCTTCGAGTACATTTATCGTCTCCTGAATGAAATCATCACGGGAAAGAGGTGGTCTCCGTTTTGTGCTGTCCGCATCCGCCTGCATCCTTTCGATAATTGTATCTACATCAGCGGCAAGCCAGACCAACACACCATTTTTTT
This DNA window, taken from Syntrophales bacterium, encodes the following:
- a CDS encoding prephenate dehydrogenase/arogenate dehydrogenase family protein, giving the protein MNNIQIGIIGGTGGMGRWFADFFVREGYTVHVSGRSRGMDVRKMADTCQVVIVSVPIGVTGEVIEKVGPCMKKESLLMDLTSLKEEPVRAMVKFSVSEVIGCHPLFGPHVDSIAGHRVVLCPERTERWLAWLKAILEKNGALVVETTPAKHDAMMAIVQGFNHLNTITMGAVLGKAGVSLSELNQFATPAFQTKVGIVEKVFVHNPGLYAEIVTENPDIGRILDLYEKTLSELRSLIQQREARGLAEMMEKYAELLWPPDLSRKS
- the aroC gene encoding chorismate synthase, producing MSGSIIGVLFKVATWGESHGKAIGAVVEGCPPGIELSEGDIQKDLDRRRPGRIMSASARREGDLVEILSGTFEGRTTGTPISLIIYNRDADSGAYESLKDIFRPGQGDFTYFKKYGIRDYRGGGRASGRETAARVAAGAVARKVLLREGIEVLAYTKALGGIAVSNSFSAAGIISREDVDKNRLACPDPDAGKKMEARLEEARLNGDSLGGIVEIIVRGCPSGLGEPVFDKIDADLAGALMSIGTVKGVEIGAGFAVAGMTGSQANDPMTPEGFLSNNAGGILAGITNGDEIVIRVACKPISSIEKVQQTIDIHGKPVELSVKGRHDVSVIPRIIPVCEAMVGIVLTDHLLRQKAITG